TTACTTAACATCCTGTGATAGGCAACGATGAAACACCAACACGTCTCCagtgatcatcatcatcatgattCAAAGAGAACCATCGGAGAAAAGCTCAGGCAGGCTTTCGAAGCGGCCAGGGTCGCTATGGCTGGAGATGGAATCGAAGGAGGGCATAACCCTTCATTAACAAGAAGAACCAAGAGACGAAACCCTAGCTTTAGTGCAGAAGAGCCCATCAGAACTATGATGTTCTTGGGATCATGGAGTCACACATGATCTGTGATTGTGAACATTAAAATGAATCACTCTCCATCAACTTGGATGAACACCTTTTGGTTCCTTCTTGGAATCATTGTGTAATAGTTGATGAAAACCGTGGCTGAGGTGATGAGgacttattaattatatttgtacaaATAGTATATTTTACGTATGCATGTACGTATAATAAACGTGCTACATAGTTTGGCtagtataataaaaaacaaaatattttcatgcaGGTGTACAAGTCGTCCTCAACTTCTTCTGTTTCTTGTATGAATGGAGTTATCTTAAATCGTATGTCCTTTTATGCTTTCTGTATTCGAAATATCTATCGTCCTTTCAATTAGTTTGATATGTAGCAATTTTATAGTATGCTTGAAAGAAGAGGATGTTAATGATTCATGTATTTTCAGATATTTCAGAAACATCATCTCAACTCAACCTTTCAGTTGAAAATCAAGCAAGTGCAAAGAGGAATGTAAGAATATagaataaaagatatttaagaCTAAAATCTTGATAAGCAAGAGTTCTTTTGATGTATATGGAAATCTAATAACAGCAAACTGTGTCAACTTATCTCGTCATtcgtagggttggattcaaaccgagccagttcaagtttgagttcgGTTTGGACAAACCCAAAACGAACCGACCctaatcgagctcgagctatttgtcagatttttttaattaaaaattttggtataAAACGAAATCGTtttgataatatgtattaaaacgacatatttttaataacaaaaaatgagccGAACCAAATTCGAGTAGAGTTTGAGCTAGGTTTTTACGAACTTAacgagtttgagctcaattaTATGTGAACCAAACCGAGCTCGTGCTCGGCTTaattcgaatccagccctagttatTTGATAGGTTATTGGTTAGTTGTAATCCAACGCGACATATTTTTCCAACAATTCCCGGTGAGACAGAAAGGCAAGACCTGTCACGGGATCCACTGGGGCTTGTTTGAATCAGGACCAGATTTATCGAGCCCAAGCCCGTAACGGGTCTAAATTCTAAATAAGTGATTGGTATTCGATCCAAAAAATTGTCTGATGACGGAAAAGCTGTCGCTCAGACGATTCGATCTGAAATTGCTAATTATGCAGGAGAAACTACTTCCGTTTGAACTCCCTCTAATTTATTACGGGCATATGGGTTTGGTATGGACTGTTCCAGGCTAGGTTGCTTGCCTATGGGCTGTAAGCATGTGGCTTCATCCATTTGTTTGTTTGGCCCATGTGTCATGTTTCCATAATTTATAAAGGAACACTGTTTTTTTCCCTGGTTGCTGGGATGGGATCAGCATCAGCATGGTGCTGACTTTGGCATAGCCTGTAGTGTCCAGTGGATCAGGTCTGCTCGTTGGAATTGAAGGTTCCGCGACATGGCTCAAGACCCTTGAGTCTATGTGCTTTTgtgaaatcaaattataattttttaatttttcaatctttttaatAGGACTGACCGTGAACCTTACCCTAAAATCTATACACGGTCTATCAGGTTTATAGGTCTGACACAACCACCTATTCTAATAGATTATGTTTAGATAGGATAACATCTTATTacaattatgatataatttaagCGAGCATAATCTTATTCAAATGGCTGATATTTTAgaaccattttttaattaagtaaatCTCCAAAAGTCCAACCATGATAATGTTGACAAAACAATTAACTTTGGTAAACTTATAATGGGTTAATCCCACTTGTGCACCATACAGGAATCAGAAGGCAGCAGTTAAGCTAAAGACTCCCTCGCAAATAATCCAAGCTGTATGgtttccaaattaaaatcctgCTTAGTTTAGTAAGGTTAGTCTCTAAGCCCAAGAGAACCCAACTGAAGTTGAGGAAACTTGGCGCTGCATCAATCTAATATAAGTAAAATTAGGATCACACTCCGCATAAGGCAACTGGAAAGAGAAAAACACTACTTtcttaatatgatatttataaaatttagtttgcaatgttaaaagaaataatatacactttggatttcatttaaaattttaaacatatggTGTATCAGTAAACATAGCTAACGGTATTAGACATGTTGGCATTATAACACAAATGATCAACTTTTTAGGTTATTTCCCAAATTATTACAATtggattataattatttataatccAATAATCATTCGTTGTACCGAATCCGAATCAGTTAGACccataatcataattcaataattctAAATTTGCTAAACAAGTgcatattaaacataaattagtTACGAATTTGTTACTTTAGGGTTTAAGcttaaattaataatgaaaatttgtcaaatgaGAGTGTCATatggaaaattaataaattaaattagttaggCATTAGCTTACGTTAGGTAACAAATTAAGTGAAGTGGGTAGAGTTTTTTTTCTAAGGTTAGCTCGAAAATCtctataatatgaaaatttcaaagatttgaaaaattgggTATCAAGTGAAGTGGGCAGAGCTTTTTTTTCCAAAGATTAGCTGGAATATAATTAAGCGAATAAATCtctataatatgaaaatttcaaattaagtgAAATGGGTAGAGTTTTTTTCAAGATTATCTCGAATATGATTAAGCTGATAAAtctttataatatgaaaatttcaaagatttgaaaaattgggTATCAAGGGAAGTGCGTAGAGCTTTTTTTTCCAAAGATTAGCTTGAATATAATTAAGCCAATAAATCCctataatatgaaaatttcaaattatgtgAAGTGGGTAGAGCTTTTTCCAAGGTTAACTCGAGTATAATGAAGCCGATAAATCTCTATAATATGAAAATTCCAAAGACTTGAAAACTTGGTACTGTCAAAATCTCTATAATGTGATATTTCTGATACATCTCTTTCACATAAAGTTGCTTGTACCAGTTGGtaaggttttgttttgttttttttcaaatctcagCAAACAAGAATTTTCTGTATctgtatatttcatatttatcgTTTGAATTTGGTAAcgttaattaattatcaaaaccTTCTAAAGCACGAAACTAAATGCCGTAACATGCATGCCATTGTTTATAAAAGCTACTTCAACATGCCATGCGGAATAAGCACTTGATATGTTTCGTTGGTGATATGTCTTCAAAAGTAAAAATGGCTACTCTGTCTTTGCTTTTTGTCtgttttatttcaatattgaaTATCCGGAAGGTCATGTGTGCTGCTTCCTGTGGACCAATTATAGCTAATGATAAGGATCGTATTCAAGTAGCTCTCAACTTGGAGTTCCTAGAAGCCGAGTTTTTCTTGAACGGTGCACTTGGCAAGGGGCTTGACGCAATAGATCCAGGTTTGGCAGCTGGTGGCCCTCCTCCTGCGGGCGCCAAGAAGGCTAATCTTGACCCTCTTACGAATCAGATCATCGAAGAATTTGGTTATCAGGAAGTTGGTCATCTCAGGTCGGCTAGCTCTTAACTTTCTGATAATTTTACTAATCTAAGTgttattaacaatttatgtaGTTTATTTATTCGTTAACTGGTTTCCATTCTTAGGGCAATTGTAAAAACAATTGGTGGGTTTCCAAGGCCCCTATTGAATCTGAGCACTGAGAATTTCGCTAATATATTTAACGAAGCAGTTGGCTTCAAATTGTCACCTCCATTCGATCCTTACTTCAACACTCTCAACTATCTCTTAGCGTGCTACGTTATCCCTTATGTGGGACTTGTGGGTTATGTTGGCACCATACCAAACCTCGTAAACTACACTTCTCGAGAAGTAATTAACAAATCCAAAGATTCTCTCTTTCAAGAATTATtgataatttcatatatattaatttgttgattAACGCGTGTGAAATTTTGTAGTTGGTTGCGGGACTCTTGGGAGTGGAATCTGGGCAAGATGCAGTGATACGAACACTATTATACGAGAAAGCAAATGAGAAGGTGCAGCCGTACAACTTAACAGTGGCCGATTTCAGCAGCCGTATTTCCCAGCTTAGGAACCAGCTGGGCATGTGTGGCATCAAAGATGAAGGGCTTATAGTGCCACCAACACTTGGAGCCGAGGGCAAGACAGAAAGTAACATCTTATCGGCGGATGCAGACTCTCTATCTTATGAAAGAACGCCGCAGGAGGTTTTAAGGATAGTATATGGAACTGGTGATGAACACAAGCCTGGAGGATTTTTCCCCAACGGTGGCAATGGAAGGATTGCAAAAGAATATCTTCATGAAACCTAGGAGCTTTCACGTGTTATAGTGTTATATTGTCTTTCTTAAgtcataaatattttagaataaattgaAGCTCAGTCTGATTAAGACTGCCTTCATTGTCAACAGCGCTTGCTGAGTTATACATAGGTGAATAATTCGAGTAAATTCCATTTCCATGTTAAATGCTCAAAACAAGTTACAAGCAAAAGCCCCCAAATTAACAACCCACAAGGGAAACACCCCTTTCATCACTCCCTCTTTTCTTCAGATTACTTGCACAgaataaaattttcacattattATCTACTATCTCCAAGCACAACCACAATCCCAAAACATTATATTTAGATTACTATTAATAAATCCAACAAAGTTCTAATTTGTTCGTGACAACACAGATAGAAAATTAATTGCTGCTGGTCAAATAGATTGGCCAAACTCCATAATCCTGAAATAAACACTTCGTTTTGGGCTATTCCAACATTATAACTTCAATTTTGCCATCCGAATTAAGCTTTCATTTTCCAGTAGGTACGacatagagagagagaggcagGCTTAGGAAGTTAGGATGTGGAAAAATGAGAGCCCACTTACCCTAAACATAGTTGCAAATTAGGAGAGTATAGTTTAAGCATTTAAGTGGTGGGAAATTCGCAACAGACTTTGACAAATTCCATTGTGTAAGTTTAAGAAgtcaaatttcttatttttcatttgtagtccgttttcattaataaattcaatttattttttttcttcaaaatgactattctaatttttttcattaaaataataaaatttcccTTAGATCCataacaaatcataatttttttcaatgaaacaTTTATTACCTAGACTAAAAATTTTTAGACAACAACTATTGGTTTCACAAGCAAAGCCTTTCATCTTATGTTTTTAGC
This sequence is a window from Mangifera indica cultivar Alphonso chromosome 5, CATAS_Mindica_2.1, whole genome shotgun sequence. Protein-coding genes within it:
- the LOC123216624 gene encoding desiccation-related protein PCC13-62; protein product: MSSKVKMATLSLLFVCFISILNIRKVMCAASCGPIIANDKDRIQVALNLEFLEAEFFLNGALGKGLDAIDPGLAAGGPPPAGAKKANLDPLTNQIIEEFGYQEVGHLRAIVKTIGGFPRPLLNLSTENFANIFNEAVGFKLSPPFDPYFNTLNYLLACYVIPYVGLVGYVGTIPNLVNYTSRELVAGLLGVESGQDAVIRTLLYEKANEKVQPYNLTVADFSSRISQLRNQLGMCGIKDEGLIVPPTLGAEGKTESNILSADADSLSYERTPQEVLRIVYGTGDEHKPGGFFPNGGNGRIAKEYLHET